From the genome of Tachysurus vachellii isolate PV-2020 chromosome 2, HZAU_Pvac_v1, whole genome shotgun sequence, one region includes:
- the LOC132861281 gene encoding E3 ubiquitin-protein ligase TRIM39-like: protein MAESSSQTEGRRRGNMEEPELFSHDSSSLLSKDLLLCSICVDVFTDPVTTPCGHNFCKSCLTQCWDMNQHCRCPLCNQKFTKRPELKINTTLREIADHFKKKSGSDKPEVLCDACSGEKLKALKSCMDCGLSFCKIHLEPHYHVPKLKKHKLINPVENLKDYICQKHERVQDRLKKIKEIKHSVEQSKRSTEKEKADSVEVFTALIRSIERSQAELLEMMEEKQKAAERKAEGLIKELEQEISVLKRRDTELEQLSHTEEHLHLLQIYSSMCSPPHTKNWTEISINTGVSVDTVTTALSQLQQTLNEKLTKSVNDKLRETVSTELKRIQQYAVDLTLDPDTAHPDLILSADGKQVRDGDKRQNRPDTPQRFNQYICVLGKQSFSSGRFYYEVQVGGKTGWTLGVARENINRKRAITLIPQNGFWTVILRNGNQYKACEDPSVPLTLREKVEVVGVFVDYEEGLVSFYDVKSRSHIYSFTGQTFTEKLYPFFCPCFSEGGKNTAPLIISCI from the exons ATGGCTGAATCTTCATCACAAACAGAAGGCAGAAGAAGGGGGAACATGGAAGAACCAGAATTAT ttTCTCATGACTCCAGCAGTCTCCTGTCTAAAGATCTTCTGCTGTGTTCGATCTGTGTGGATGTGTTCACTGATCCAGTCACCACTCCATGTGGACACAACTTCTGTAAGAGCTGCCTTACACAGTGCTGGGACATGAATCAACACTGTCGCTGTCCATTATGTAACCAGAAATTCACCAAGAGACCTGAACTGAAGATTAATACAACCCTGAGAGAGATTGCAGATCACTTCAAGAAGAAAAGTGGTTCTGACAAACCTGAGGTTCTTTGTGATGCCTGCAGTGGAGAGAAGCTGAAGGCTCTAAAATCCTGTATGGATTGTGGACTGAGTTTCTGTAAAATTCATTTAGAGCCACATTATCATGTTCCAAAACTtaagaaacacaaactaataaacCCTGTGGAGAACCTGAAGGACTACATATGCCAGAAACATGAGAGAGTTCAGGACCGACTGAAGAAGATAAAAGAGATCAAACACTCAGTAGAACAAAGCAAA agaagcacagagaaagagaaagcagacagtgTTGAAGTCTTCACTGCTCTGATTCGCTCCATTGAGAGAAGTCAGGCTGAGCTGCTGGAGatgatggaggagaagcagaaagcagcagagaggAAGGCTGAAGGACTCATTAaagagctggagcaggaaatcagtgtgctaaagaggagagacactgagctggagcagctctcacacactgaggagcatctccacctcctacag ATTTACTCCTCCATGTGCAGCCCTCCACACACCAAGAACTGGACTGAGATCAGCATTAACACTGGTGTGAGTGTGGACACTGTGACGAcagctctgtctcagcttcagcaGACTCTGAATGAGAAACTCACTAAATCAGTCAATGACAAGTTAAgggaaacag tttccacagaactgaagaggattcagcagtatgcag tggatttgactctggatcctgatacagctcatcctgatctcatcctgtctgctgatggaaaacaagtgagagatggagacaaaagacagaatcGCCCTGATACACCACAGAGGTTTAATCAGTATATCTGTGTTCTGGGAAAGCAAAGTTtctcctcagggagattttattatgaggtgcaggtcGGAGGGAAAACTGGATGGACATTAGGAGTCGCGAGagagaacattaacaggaagAGGGCAATTACACTGATACCTCAGAATGGATTCTGGACTGTGATCCTGAGGAATGGGAATCAGTATAAGGCTTGTGAAGATCCCAGTGTCcccctcacactgagagagaaggtggaggttgtgggggtgtttgtggactatgaggagggtctggtctccttttatgatgtgaagtccAGATCTCATATttactctttcactggtcagactttcactgagaaactctatCCATTCTTCTGTCCttgtttcagtgaaggaggtaaaaatacagcaccactgatcatctcCTGTATTTAA